One segment of Leptidea sinapis chromosome 33, ilLepSina1.1, whole genome shotgun sequence DNA contains the following:
- the LOC126974734 gene encoding sphingolipid delta(4)-desaturase DES1, which yields MGAHVSRDDFEWVLTEEPHASRRKIILEKYPEIKKLYGYDPNFKWVVTAMVLTQFFMLKIVPQMSWSVLTLVAYCFGGVINHSLMLAIHEIAHSLAFGHNRPLHNKLFGFFANLPIGIPISISFKKYHLEHHRYQGDEKIDVDLPTLLEAKLFCTTGGKLVWLFFQPFFYSLRPLVVRPKPMTPMEATNLIIQLTFDAIVLKLFGWKALAYLLIGSVLSMGIHPVAGHFISEHYMFRKGFETYSYYGPLNWITFNVGYHNEHHDFPAVPGSRLPEVKRIASEFYDDLPQHNSWSSVLWDFVMDPEIGPYARIKRKHMGLSS from the exons AGAAATACCCAGAAATCAAGAAGCTGTACGGCTACGATCCGAACTTCAAATGGGTGGTTACGGCGATGGTGCTGACCCAGTTCTTCATGTTGAAGATAGTTCCCCAAATGAGCTGGTCGGTTCTCACCCTAGTTGCCTACTGCTTCGGCGGCGTCATCAACCATTCTCTCATGCTTG CTATCCACGAAATAGCTCACAGCCTAGCATTTGGACACAACAGGCCCCTACACAACAAGCTGTTCGGTTTTTTCGCGAACCTGCCCATCGGTATACCGATATCAATCAGCTTCAAGAAGTACCACTTGGAACATCACAGG TACCAAGGTGACGAGAAGATTGATGtcgacctaccaacactgttaGAGGCCAAGTTGTTCTGCACAACCGGCGGCAAGTTGGTCTGGCTCTTCTTCCAGCCGTTCTTCTACTCGCTGAGACCGCTTGTGGTCCGACCCAAGCCAATGACTCCTATGGAGGCGACAAACCTTATCATACAGCTGACGTTCGACGCTATAGTCTTGAAACTCTTTG GATGGAAGGCTCTAGCTTATCTTCTGATAGGCTCGGTTCTCTCAATGGGCATCCATCCAGTCGCTG GTCATTTCATATCGGAACACTATATGTTCCGCAAAGGCTTCGAGACGTATTCGTACTACGGGCCCCTCAACTGGATCACCTTCAACGTGGGTTACCACAACGAGCACCATGATTTCCCAGCGGTGCCTGGCAGTAGGCTACCCGAG GTGAAGAGGATAGCGTCAGAGTTCTACGACGACTTACCACAGCACAATAGCTGGTCCAGCGTTCTGTGGGACTTCGTTATGGACCCAGAAATAGGCCCTTACGCCCGCATCAAGCGTAAACATATGGGCCTAAGCAGCTAG